A region from the Eulemur rufifrons isolate Redbay chromosome 21, OSU_ERuf_1, whole genome shotgun sequence genome encodes:
- the COX6A1 gene encoding cytochrome c oxidase subunit 6A1, mitochondrial, with protein sequence MVAAVSRVSGLLGRSRPQVGRPMSSGAHGEEGSARMWRALTFFVALPGVGVSMLNVFLKSRHEEHERPEFIPYPHLRIRTKPFPWGDGNHTLFHNPQVNPLPTGYEDE encoded by the exons ATGGTGGCGGCTGTGTCCAGGGTTTCTGGGCTGCTGGGTCGGTCCCGCCCACAGGTGGGGCGGCCTATGTCGAGTGGCGCCCACGGCGAAGAGGGCTCAG CTCGCATGTGGAGGGCCCTCACCTTCTTCGTCGCGCTCCCCGGGGTGGGAGTGAGCATGCTGAATGTCTTCTTGAAGTCGCGCCACGAAGAGCACGAGAGACCCGAGTTCATCCCCTACCCGCATCTTCGCATCAGGACCAAG CCCTTCCCCTGGGGAGATGGTAACCATACTCTATTCCACAACCCTCAAGTGAATCCGCTTCCAACTGGCTATGAAGATGAATAA